One segment of Phaeacidiphilus oryzae TH49 DNA contains the following:
- the rplU gene encoding 50S ribosomal protein L21 produces MYAIVRSGGRQHKVAVGDVIEADRISTAKVGDTVELTTVLLVDGEAVTSDPWVLAGLKVQAEVVDHHKGDKINIQKYKNKTGYKKRMGHRQQYTALRITGIDSAKK; encoded by the coding sequence GTGTACGCGATCGTGCGCAGCGGCGGACGGCAGCACAAGGTTGCCGTCGGCGATGTCATTGAGGCAGACCGGATCTCGACCGCGAAGGTCGGCGACACCGTCGAGCTCACCACGGTGCTGCTCGTCGACGGCGAGGCCGTCACCTCCGACCCCTGGGTTCTGGCCGGCCTGAAGGTCCAGGCGGAGGTCGTGGACCACCACAAGGGCGACAAGATCAACATCCAGAAGTACAAGAACAAGACCGGCTACAAGAAGCGCATGGGTCACCGCCAGCAGTACACCGCGCTTCGCATCACCGGCATCGACTCGGCCAAGAAGTAA
- the rpmA gene encoding 50S ribosomal protein L27: MAHKKGASSTRNGRDSNAQRLGVKRFGGQVVNAGEIIIRQRGTHFHPGAGVGRGGDDTLFALIPGAVQFGTRRDRKVVNIVPVAE, translated from the coding sequence ATGGCACACAAGAAGGGCGCTAGCTCTACCCGGAACGGCCGCGACTCGAACGCCCAGCGCCTCGGCGTGAAGCGCTTCGGCGGCCAGGTCGTCAACGCCGGCGAGATCATCATCCGCCAGCGCGGCACCCACTTCCACCCGGGTGCCGGTGTCGGCCGCGGTGGCGACGACACCCTGTTCGCGCTGATCCCGGGTGCCGTGCAGTTCGGCACGCGCCGGGACCGCAAGGTCGTGAACATCGTCCCGGTCGCCGAGTAA
- the obgE gene encoding GTPase ObgE: MTTFVDRVELHVAAGNGGHGCASVHREKFKPLGGPDGGDGGRGGDVVLTVDPDVTTLLDYHHSRVKRATNGKPGGGGHRTGAHGSDLVLPVPDGTVVLDPRTGEVLADLVGNGTSFVVAAGGRGGLGNAALASARRKAPGFALLGEPGDELEIVLELKSVADVALVGYPSAGKSSLISVLSAAKPKIADYPFTTLVPNLGVVTAGETVYTIADVPGLIPGASQGKGLGLEFLRHVERCSVLVHVLDCATLEPGRDPVSDLETIESELSEYGGLEDRPRLVALNKTDVPDGQDLADLVRADLEERGYRVFEVSAVSRKGLRELSFAVGEIVREAREAKPKEEKTRVVLRPKAVDDAGFTITYDQGQDLYRVVGTKPERWVRQTDFSNDEAVGYLADRLNRLGVENELMKLGAREGDTVVIGGEDDAVVFDWEPSMAAGAEMLGRRGEDHRLHAPREAVTRRRERDAKRLEGADADAEFAAFDPLSIGRADEDEDEY; the protein is encoded by the coding sequence ATGACCACCTTCGTGGACCGCGTCGAGCTCCATGTCGCCGCGGGTAACGGGGGGCACGGCTGCGCCTCCGTGCATCGGGAGAAGTTCAAGCCGCTCGGCGGCCCGGACGGCGGCGATGGCGGCCGTGGCGGGGACGTGGTCCTCACCGTGGACCCGGACGTCACCACCCTCCTCGACTACCACCACTCGCGGGTCAAGCGGGCCACCAACGGCAAGCCGGGCGGGGGCGGTCACCGCACCGGTGCGCACGGCTCCGACCTGGTGCTGCCGGTTCCGGACGGGACCGTCGTGCTGGATCCCCGCACCGGCGAGGTGCTGGCCGACCTGGTCGGCAACGGCACCAGCTTCGTGGTCGCGGCCGGCGGCCGGGGCGGTCTCGGCAACGCGGCGCTGGCCTCCGCCCGCCGCAAGGCCCCCGGCTTCGCCCTGCTCGGCGAGCCCGGTGACGAGCTGGAGATCGTCCTCGAACTGAAGTCGGTCGCGGACGTGGCGCTGGTCGGCTACCCCAGCGCCGGGAAGTCCTCGCTGATCTCGGTGCTCTCGGCGGCCAAGCCGAAGATCGCCGACTACCCGTTCACCACCCTGGTGCCCAACCTCGGCGTGGTGACCGCGGGGGAGACCGTCTACACCATCGCGGACGTGCCGGGCCTGATCCCGGGCGCCAGCCAGGGCAAGGGCCTGGGGCTCGAGTTCCTGCGGCACGTCGAGCGCTGCTCGGTGCTGGTCCATGTGCTGGACTGCGCCACTCTGGAGCCGGGCCGCGACCCGGTCTCCGACCTGGAGACAATCGAGTCCGAACTCTCCGAGTACGGCGGCCTGGAGGACCGGCCGCGGCTGGTCGCCCTCAACAAGACCGACGTCCCGGACGGCCAGGACCTGGCCGACCTGGTGCGTGCCGATCTGGAGGAGCGCGGCTACCGGGTGTTCGAGGTGTCCGCGGTGTCCCGGAAGGGCCTGCGGGAGCTGAGCTTCGCGGTCGGCGAGATCGTCCGGGAGGCCCGCGAGGCCAAGCCGAAGGAGGAGAAGACCCGGGTGGTCCTCCGTCCGAAGGCGGTCGACGACGCCGGCTTCACCATCACCTACGACCAGGGCCAGGACCTCTACCGGGTGGTGGGCACGAAGCCGGAGCGCTGGGTGCGGCAGACCGACTTCTCCAACGACGAGGCGGTCGGCTACCTCGCGGACCGGCTGAACCGGCTGGGCGTCGAGAACGAGCTGATGAAGCTGGGCGCCCGGGAGGGCGACACGGTCGTGATCGGCGGCGAGGACGACGCCGTGGTCTTCGACTGGGAGCCGTCGATGGCGGCCGGCGCGGAGATGCTCGGGCGACGTGGCGAGGACCACCGCCTCCACGCCCCGCGCGAGGCGGTCACGCGCCGGCGCGAGCGGGACGCGAAGCGCCTCGAAGGGGCCGACGCGGACGCGGAGTTCGCCGCCTTCGACCCGCTGTCGATCGGCCGCGCCGACGAGGACGAGGACGAGTACTGA
- a CDS encoding adenosine deaminase, producing the protein MLPKAELHLHIEGTLEPELAFALAGRNGVDLPYASPEQLRSAYDFSDLQSFLDLYYQLMDVLRTERDFTELAEEYLARAAAQGVRHAEIFFDPQAHTGRGVEIDDVVRGLAAALDGAQERHGISTRLIMCFLRDQPAESALATFEAARPWFGTAIHGVGLDSAEVGNPPGLFREVYDRARDAGLRLVAHAGEEGGPEYVREALDVLGVERIDHGIRSMEDPELVKELAERAVPLTVCPFSNVRLRCVDTLAEHPLPAMLEAGLLVTVNSDDPSYFGGYVEDNFAGVREALRLTESQLRQLARNSFQASFLDHDETRRAALLAEVEAHRF; encoded by the coding sequence GTGCTGCCCAAGGCCGAGCTCCATCTGCATATCGAGGGGACCCTCGAACCCGAGCTGGCGTTCGCCCTCGCCGGCCGCAACGGCGTGGACCTGCCGTACGCGTCGCCGGAGCAGCTGCGCTCGGCGTACGACTTCAGCGACCTGCAGTCCTTCCTGGACCTGTACTACCAGCTGATGGACGTGCTGCGGACCGAGCGGGACTTCACCGAGCTCGCCGAGGAGTACCTGGCGCGCGCGGCGGCGCAGGGGGTCCGGCACGCCGAGATCTTCTTCGACCCGCAGGCGCACACCGGCCGAGGCGTCGAGATCGACGACGTGGTGCGGGGGTTGGCGGCCGCGCTGGACGGCGCGCAGGAGCGGCACGGCATCTCCACCCGGCTGATCATGTGCTTCCTGCGCGACCAGCCGGCCGAATCGGCGCTGGCGACCTTCGAGGCGGCGCGGCCGTGGTTCGGCACCGCGATCCACGGCGTCGGGCTGGACTCCGCCGAGGTCGGCAACCCGCCGGGGCTCTTCCGCGAGGTGTACGACAGGGCGCGGGACGCGGGGCTGCGCCTGGTCGCCCATGCGGGCGAGGAGGGCGGGCCCGAGTATGTGCGGGAGGCCCTGGACGTCCTCGGAGTGGAGCGGATCGACCACGGCATCCGGTCGATGGAGGACCCGGAGCTGGTGAAGGAGCTGGCGGAGCGGGCCGTCCCGCTGACCGTCTGCCCGTTCTCCAACGTGCGGCTGCGCTGCGTGGACACGCTGGCCGAGCATCCGCTGCCGGCGATGCTGGAGGCGGGGCTGCTGGTGACCGTCAACTCGGACGACCCGTCGTACTTCGGCGGCTACGTCGAGGACAATTTCGCCGGCGTGCGGGAGGCGTTGCGGCTGACGGAGTCGCAGCTCAGGCAGCTGGCCCGGAATTCCTTCCAGGCCTCCTTCCTCGACCACGACGAGACCCGCCGCGCGGCGCTGCTCGCGGAGGTCGAGGCCCACCGCTTCTGA
- the proB gene encoding glutamate 5-kinase has product MLQARRIVVKVGSSSLTTAAGGLDADRVDALVDVLAKAREGAEVVLVSSGAIAAGLAPLGLRRRPRDLARQQAAASVGQGLLVARYTASFARYGVRVGQVLLTAEDASRRAHYRNAYRTLEQLLAMGAMPIVNENDTVATQEIKFGDNDRLAALVAHVVHADLLVLLSDVDGLYDGDPALPASSRISEVSGPADLEGVEIGSAGKAGVGTGGMVTKVEAARIATGAGIPVVLTAARHAADALAGRDTGTFFHRTGRRAADRLLWLAHASAPRGALRLDAGAVRAVVERRKSLLPAGLTGVDGDFAAGDPVDLLDENGHIVARGLVNFDARELPRLLGRSTRELARELGPAYEREVVHRDDLVVLAD; this is encoded by the coding sequence GTGCTGCAGGCGCGGCGGATCGTGGTCAAGGTGGGCTCGTCCTCGCTGACCACGGCGGCCGGCGGGCTGGACGCGGACCGGGTGGACGCCCTGGTGGACGTGCTGGCCAAGGCCCGCGAGGGGGCCGAGGTGGTCCTGGTCTCCTCGGGCGCGATCGCCGCCGGGCTGGCGCCGCTCGGCCTCCGCCGCCGGCCGCGCGACCTGGCTCGGCAGCAGGCCGCGGCCAGCGTCGGGCAGGGACTGCTGGTCGCCAGGTACACGGCCTCGTTCGCACGCTACGGAGTCCGTGTCGGCCAGGTGCTGCTCACCGCCGAGGACGCCAGCAGGCGCGCCCACTACCGCAACGCCTACCGCACGCTTGAGCAATTGCTCGCAATGGGCGCGATGCCGATCGTCAACGAGAACGACACCGTCGCCACCCAGGAGATCAAGTTCGGCGACAACGACCGGCTGGCCGCCCTGGTCGCCCATGTCGTCCACGCCGATCTGCTGGTCCTCCTCTCCGATGTGGACGGGCTCTACGACGGCGACCCCGCCCTTCCCGCCAGCAGCCGGATCTCCGAGGTCTCCGGCCCGGCCGACCTGGAGGGCGTGGAGATCGGCAGCGCGGGCAAGGCCGGGGTCGGCACCGGCGGGATGGTGACCAAGGTGGAGGCCGCCCGGATCGCCACCGGGGCGGGCATCCCGGTGGTCCTCACCGCCGCCCGGCACGCCGCCGACGCGCTGGCCGGCCGGGACACCGGAACGTTCTTCCACCGCACCGGCCGGCGCGCCGCCGACCGCCTCCTCTGGCTGGCGCACGCGAGTGCTCCCCGGGGGGCGCTCAGGCTTGACGCGGGCGCCGTCCGCGCCGTCGTGGAGCGGCGCAAATCCCTCTTGCCCGCCGGGCTCACGGGAGTTGACGGCGATTTCGCTGCGGGCGATCCGGTGGACCTTCTTGACGAAAACGGCCACATCGTCGCCCGCGGGCTGGTCAACTTTGATGCGAGGGAGTTGCCCAGGCTGCTCGGCCGGTCCACCCGTGAACTGGCCCGGGAGCTTGGGCCCGCGTATGAGCGGGAGGTAGTGCACCGGGACGATCTGGTGGTGCTCGCCGACTGA
- a CDS encoding glutamate-5-semialdehyde dehydrogenase has product MTSSTEPTPNSPTAGYSLPSPLPESPVLRAAYRARGAARGLAPMTRAEKDDALLAIADALQVRTKEILDANAEDTARAKAAGTSDAIVDRLTLTRERITAIAEDVRKVAGLPDPVGEVLRGSTLPNGLDLRQVRVPLGVVGIIYEARPNVTVDAAALCLKSGNAVLLRGSSSAYASNTKLVEVLRDAVGGAGLPADAVQLVPGESRESVTELMRARGMVDVLIPRGGASLIRTVVEQSTVPVIETGTGNCHVYVDADADLDMAVEILINSKAQRVSVCNAAETLLVHQEIAAEFVPRALAALADAGVTVHADPAVLALAEGVEADVVPAEPEDWETEYLSYDIAARVVDSLDAAVDHIGLWSSGHTEVIVTRSQPAARRFTKLVDSTTVAVNASTRFTDGGQFGFGAEIGISTQKLHARGPMGLPELTSTKWIVTGDGHVR; this is encoded by the coding sequence ATGACCTCGTCGACCGAGCCCACGCCGAACTCGCCGACCGCCGGCTACTCGCTGCCGTCCCCGCTGCCCGAGTCCCCGGTGCTGCGCGCGGCCTACCGCGCCCGCGGCGCGGCCCGTGGGCTCGCCCCGATGACCCGCGCGGAGAAGGACGACGCCCTGCTGGCGATCGCCGACGCCCTCCAGGTCCGCACCAAGGAGATCCTGGACGCCAACGCCGAGGACACCGCCCGGGCCAAGGCGGCCGGCACCAGCGACGCCATCGTCGACCGGCTGACCCTCACCCGGGAGCGGATCACCGCGATCGCGGAGGACGTCCGCAAGGTCGCCGGGCTGCCCGACCCGGTCGGCGAGGTGCTGCGCGGCTCGACCCTGCCGAACGGCCTGGACCTGCGCCAGGTCCGGGTCCCCCTCGGGGTGGTGGGGATCATCTACGAGGCCCGGCCGAACGTGACCGTGGACGCGGCCGCGCTCTGCCTGAAGTCCGGCAACGCCGTGCTGCTGCGCGGCTCGTCCAGCGCCTACGCCTCCAACACCAAGCTGGTGGAGGTGCTCCGGGACGCCGTCGGGGGAGCGGGCCTGCCGGCCGACGCGGTCCAGCTGGTCCCCGGCGAGAGCCGGGAGTCGGTCACCGAGCTGATGCGCGCCCGCGGAATGGTCGACGTGCTGATCCCGCGCGGCGGGGCCTCGCTGATCCGGACGGTCGTCGAGCAGTCCACCGTTCCGGTGATCGAGACCGGCACCGGCAACTGCCACGTCTACGTGGACGCCGACGCGGACCTCGACATGGCCGTGGAGATCCTGATCAACTCCAAGGCCCAGCGGGTGAGCGTGTGCAACGCGGCGGAGACGCTGCTGGTGCACCAGGAGATCGCGGCCGAGTTCGTGCCGCGCGCGCTGGCCGCGCTGGCCGACGCGGGGGTGACGGTGCACGCCGACCCGGCGGTCCTGGCGCTGGCCGAGGGCGTCGAGGCGGACGTGGTGCCGGCCGAGCCGGAGGACTGGGAGACCGAGTACCTCTCCTACGACATCGCCGCCCGGGTGGTGGACTCGCTGGACGCCGCCGTCGACCACATCGGCCTGTGGTCCTCCGGGCACACCGAGGTCATCGTCACCCGCTCGCAGCCGGCCGCCCGGCGCTTCACCAAGCTGGTCGACTCGACCACGGTGGCGGTGAACGCCTCCACCCGGTTCACCGACGGCGGCCAGTTCGGCTTCGGCGCGGAGATCGGCATCTCCACCCAGAAGCTGCACGCCCGCGGGCCGATGGGGCTGCCGGAGCTGACCTCCACCAAGTGGATCGTCACCGGCGACGGGCACGTCCGCTGA
- a CDS encoding SCO2584 family spore wall biosynthesis protein, producing the protein MPKDAGGLPYPEGWDHGDDGDDYAAVVFDESFVRGAQVHEPTAEERILAAVEARLERETRENTAGPGRRGTPAEPNDEADAGEAGDLDDIDEADPDDPDGRTGSGGLPLELRPLGGGARYRVGHWYGGGPGGYQQNWAGYGGQSRWQRGVAWVLALVMGVGVVLLAAAAVYRGVNSGGTHPMIPVPSSSPESSHGAASTDSGIRSGATRPSSPAPSVSSG; encoded by the coding sequence ATGCCGAAGGACGCGGGAGGCCTGCCGTACCCGGAGGGCTGGGATCACGGAGACGACGGCGACGACTACGCCGCCGTGGTCTTCGACGAGTCCTTCGTACGCGGTGCCCAGGTGCACGAGCCCACCGCCGAGGAGCGGATACTCGCCGCTGTCGAGGCCAGGCTGGAGCGGGAGACCCGGGAGAACACCGCCGGCCCCGGCCGCCGCGGAACCCCGGCGGAGCCGAACGACGAGGCCGACGCCGGTGAGGCCGGCGACCTCGACGACATCGACGAGGCCGATCCGGACGACCCGGACGGACGAACCGGCTCCGGCGGCCTGCCGCTGGAACTCCGCCCGCTCGGCGGCGGCGCCCGCTACCGGGTCGGCCACTGGTACGGCGGCGGCCCCGGCGGCTACCAGCAGAACTGGGCCGGCTACGGCGGGCAGTCCCGCTGGCAGCGCGGGGTGGCCTGGGTGCTGGCGCTGGTGATGGGCGTCGGTGTGGTGCTGCTGGCGGCGGCCGCCGTGTACCGCGGGGTCAACAGCGGCGGGACGCATCCGATGATCCCCGTGCCGAGCAGTTCACCGGAGAGCAGCCACGGCGCCGCCTCCACGGACAGTGGCATCCGGTCCGGCGCCACCCGCCCGTCCTCCCCGGCGCCCTCGGTGAGCTCGGGCTGA
- a CDS encoding SCO2583 family membrane protein, with translation MGGRGGPPDGLPEGTPGGDDEFRSVVFDESFIRAARIQELSAQERLSAAARPIEDRRSERTGVLPRQALALMLLIAMAFAAAVYMGVRHPYRETVNGGIELSMSVIPLQAGPGGVPTGRALPAGKGASATASPKATASASSSAAASASSSSASAQASPPTGSASSGNHSSTSADPSPSADDPFAGTAVEGFPIGEAGISLPSPADTSHFSADQVLRALTEVQTYLQDSSLEPTVLSGTGPNAGTDAVRELLDPNEVQQFDSSLANPRNDRRHEVTGWMVRFNPKQVLLASPEVRVTGRVHFSEAGADTLQVTSDHTFVYALRQARTTGPTVLFTVRRDLVYRFSHDDLAASRMEIADSVTQAGPMACDANPSAYLQPTFPSKRPSPSPGTSVDPFDHNAPAWQVCGTLSRATL, from the coding sequence ATGGGTGGCCGGGGAGGGCCCCCGGATGGCCTGCCCGAAGGCACTCCCGGGGGTGACGACGAGTTTCGCTCCGTCGTGTTCGACGAGTCCTTCATCCGGGCTGCCCGCATCCAGGAACTCTCCGCGCAGGAGCGGCTCTCCGCGGCCGCGCGCCCGATCGAGGACCGGCGGAGCGAGCGCACCGGCGTGCTGCCCCGGCAGGCGCTGGCGCTGATGCTGCTGATCGCCATGGCCTTCGCCGCAGCGGTGTACATGGGCGTCCGGCATCCGTACCGGGAGACCGTCAACGGCGGGATCGAACTGAGCATGTCGGTCATCCCGCTGCAGGCCGGCCCGGGCGGGGTGCCCACCGGCAGGGCGCTTCCGGCGGGCAAGGGGGCGTCGGCCACGGCCTCGCCGAAGGCCACCGCCTCCGCCTCGTCCTCCGCCGCCGCCTCGGCCTCGTCCTCCTCCGCGTCGGCGCAGGCCTCTCCGCCCACCGGCTCGGCCTCCAGCGGTAACCACTCCTCCACCTCGGCCGACCCCAGCCCGTCGGCCGACGACCCGTTCGCCGGGACGGCCGTCGAGGGCTTTCCGATCGGCGAGGCCGGCATCTCGCTGCCCAGCCCGGCGGACACCAGCCACTTCTCCGCCGACCAGGTGCTGCGCGCCCTCACCGAGGTGCAGACCTACCTCCAGGACTCCTCCCTGGAGCCGACCGTGCTCAGCGGCACCGGGCCGAACGCGGGCACCGACGCCGTCCGCGAGCTGCTCGACCCCAACGAGGTCCAGCAGTTCGACAGCAGCCTGGCCAATCCGCGCAACGACCGCAGGCACGAGGTCACCGGCTGGATGGTGCGCTTCAACCCGAAGCAGGTGCTGCTGGCCAGCCCCGAGGTGCGGGTGACCGGCAGGGTGCACTTCTCCGAGGCGGGGGCCGACACCCTGCAGGTGACCAGCGATCACACCTTCGTGTACGCCTTGCGGCAGGCGCGGACGACCGGGCCGACGGTGCTGTTCACCGTGCGGCGGGATCTGGTGTACCGCTTCTCCCACGACGATCTGGCGGCGTCCCGGATGGAGATCGCGGACTCCGTGACCCAGGCCGGGCCGATGGCCTGCGACGCGAACCCGTCCGCGTACCTCCAGCCGACGTTCCCGTCCAAGCGGCCGTCCCCGTCGCCGGGGACGAGCGTCGATCCCTTCGACCACAACGCCCCGGCCTGGCAAGTCTGCGGCACCCTCTCCCGCGCGACGCTCTAG
- a CDS encoding M48 family metallopeptidase, which produces MSQTNGGSGHGDGGERLPGRTRKRFPGISTRAWEHPADRSALVALRRLTGFDEVLKRLAGLVSERSVRLLFLATAVRASERQFPELQDLVRDAAYTLDLEKVPALYVSQDPQVNAYCIGMDTPVIVVTTGLVELLDHEELRAVVGHEVAHAMSGHAVYRTMLLILTNLATKVAWIPLGNLAIMAIVTALKEWFRKSEVSCDRAGLLVGQDLQASLRGLMKLAGGHNLGEMNIDAFLEQAEEYEKAGDLRDGVLKLLQVLPQTHPFAVVRAAQLKKWGESEEYRSILAGAYPRREDDPRTSVSDQIKAGADSYAQTIRDSKDPLMGLLRDIAGGAGDVGGKLRDVFTGGNGGARGGSGERSDEER; this is translated from the coding sequence ATGAGCCAGACCAACGGCGGTAGCGGGCACGGGGACGGCGGAGAGCGGTTGCCCGGACGGACGCGGAAGCGCTTCCCGGGGATCTCCACCCGGGCCTGGGAGCACCCGGCGGACCGTTCCGCGCTGGTCGCCCTGCGCCGGCTCACCGGCTTCGACGAGGTGCTGAAGCGGCTGGCCGGGCTGGTCTCGGAGCGGTCGGTGCGACTGCTCTTCCTGGCCACCGCGGTCCGGGCCTCCGAGCGGCAGTTCCCCGAGCTGCAGGACCTGGTGCGGGACGCGGCCTACACGCTGGACCTGGAGAAGGTCCCCGCGCTGTACGTCAGCCAGGACCCGCAGGTGAACGCGTACTGCATCGGGATGGACACCCCGGTGATCGTGGTCACCACGGGACTTGTCGAGCTGCTGGACCACGAGGAGCTGCGGGCCGTCGTCGGCCACGAGGTGGCGCACGCGATGTCCGGGCACGCCGTGTACCGGACGATGCTGCTGATCCTCACCAACCTCGCCACCAAGGTGGCCTGGATACCGCTCGGCAACCTGGCGATCATGGCGATCGTCACCGCGCTGAAGGAGTGGTTCCGGAAGTCCGAGGTCTCCTGCGACCGGGCCGGGCTGCTGGTCGGCCAGGACCTCCAGGCCTCGCTGCGCGGGCTGATGAAGCTGGCCGGCGGCCACAACCTGGGCGAGATGAACATAGACGCCTTCCTGGAGCAGGCCGAGGAGTACGAGAAGGCCGGCGACCTGCGGGACGGCGTCCTGAAGCTGCTTCAGGTGCTGCCGCAGACCCATCCGTTCGCGGTGGTGCGGGCCGCCCAGCTGAAGAAGTGGGGGGAGAGCGAGGAGTACCGCTCGATCCTCGCGGGGGCGTACCCGCGGCGGGAGGACGACCCGCGGACCTCGGTGAGCGACCAGATCAAGGCCGGCGCGGACAGCTACGCGCAGACCATCCGCGACAGCAAGGACCCGCTGATGGGCCTCCTCCGCGACATCGCCGGCGGCGCGGGCGACGTCGGCGGCAAGCTGCGGGACGTCTTCACGGGCGGCAACGGCGGCGCGCGCGGCGGCAGCGGCGAGCGGAGCGACGAGGAGCGCTGA
- the nadD gene encoding nicotinate-nucleotide adenylyltransferase: METHAEPENGPVKKRLGVMGGTFDPIHHGHLVAASEVASAFHLDEVVFVPTGRPWQKDGRQVTAAEDRYLMTVIATASNPRFSVSRIDIDRGGPTYTTDTLRELRSEHQDADLFFITGADALGQIFSWRNADELFDLAHFIGVTRPGHTLADPGLPKGGVSLVEVPAMAISSTDCRERVARGEPVWYLVPDGVVQYISKRSLYQGR, translated from the coding sequence ATGGAAACGCACGCTGAGCCCGAGAACGGGCCGGTGAAGAAGCGCCTCGGTGTGATGGGCGGAACCTTCGACCCCATTCACCACGGCCACCTGGTCGCGGCCAGCGAGGTGGCGAGCGCCTTCCACCTCGACGAGGTCGTGTTCGTCCCGACCGGCCGGCCCTGGCAGAAGGACGGCCGCCAGGTCACCGCCGCCGAGGACCGCTATCTGATGACGGTCATCGCGACCGCCTCCAATCCCCGCTTCTCGGTGAGCCGCATCGACATCGACCGCGGCGGTCCGACCTACACCACGGACACCCTCCGCGAGCTCCGCAGCGAGCACCAGGACGCCGACCTCTTCTTCATCACGGGCGCCGACGCGCTGGGCCAGATCTTCTCCTGGCGGAACGCGGACGAGCTCTTCGACCTGGCACACTTCATCGGCGTCACCCGTCCAGGGCATACACTCGCGGACCCCGGCCTCCCCAAGGGCGGAGTGTCGCTGGTGGAGGTTCCCGCGATGGCGATCTCCTCCACCGACTGCCGTGAGAGGGTGGCGCGCGGGGAGCCCGTCTGGTACCTGGTTCCGGACGGCGTGGTCCAGTACATCAGCAAACGCTCGCTGTACCAGGGCCGTTGA